The proteins below come from a single Campylobacter sp. CCUG 57310 genomic window:
- a CDS encoding KH domain-containing protein — translation MVEDFLREYAKLIADFPDKVKVERVELGENFAEVIVYADKVDTGKLIGKDGRMINAIKTVIIGCKAKYATSYRVTVKPLEE, via the coding sequence ATGGTTGAAGATTTTTTACGCGAATACGCAAAACTTATAGCAGATTTTCCCGACAAAGTAAAAGTCGAAAGAGTAGAGTTGGGAGAGAATTTCGCCGAAGTGATAGTCTATGCCGATAAGGTGGATACTGGCAAACTTATAGGAAAAGACGGTAGAATGATAAATGCTATAAAAACTGTAATAATAGGTTGCAAAGCAAAATATGCGACCTCATATAGGGTTACGGTAAAGCCACTTGAAGAGTGA
- a CDS encoding NAD(P)H-quinone oxidoreductase subunit 3: protein MSHSETSGLYFGAFVILFLATFVFSLIVFLSSKIGAKLANKNSERLKLAIYECGPETIKQPNRINTHYFTYAILFILFDVEVIFMFPWAVDFKILGVFGFVEMLLFITLLSVGFIYAWGKGAFEWQGVK, encoded by the coding sequence GTGTCACACTCCGAAACTAGCGGTTTATATTTCGGCGCTTTTGTCATACTTTTTTTAGCGACTTTCGTTTTTAGCTTGATTGTCTTTTTATCAAGCAAGATAGGCGCAAAATTAGCAAATAAAAACTCCGAGCGTCTAAAACTTGCCATATACGAGTGCGGACCTGAAACGATAAAGCAGCCAAACCGCATCAATACTCACTATTTTACATACGCGATACTCTTTATTCTTTTTGACGTTGAGGTTATATTTATGTTTCCATGGGCGGTTGATTTTAAAATTTTAGGAGTTTTTGGATTTGTTGAGATGTTGCTTTTTATCACGCTTTTATCGGTAGGATTTATCTATGCTTGGGGGAAAGGAGCGTTTGAGTGGCAGGGCGTGAAATGA
- a CDS encoding aspartate ammonia-lyase, whose protein sequence is MGTRKEHDFIGELEISDDVYYGVQTFRALENFHMTGRRLSEYPYFIKAFAQIKKAAALANKQVGVLDATKADAIAKACDRLIAGEFQDQFVVDMIQGGAGTSTNMNSNEVITNVALESMGHKKGEYQYLHPNDHTNLGQSTNDTYPSSIKVAAYAKLTDLLKAMENLKNELEVKAKEFKDIIKMGRTELEDAVPTTLGNTFNAFASYIKSDIEKIKAARESMTYLNMGATAIGTGINCHPDYKAAVHKILSEITGVDFKPAEDFIAATQDTGDFVHVSGALKTAAVRLSKIANDLRLMNSGPRCGLGEINLPQMQPGSSIMPGKVNPVIAEVVGEACYEVIGNDVTIMLCSERGEFELNAFEPGIAYGLFNSLVILENAMNTLAEKAIKKLTANPEACLKSVLGSVGIVTAFNPYIGYEKSASIAKEALSTGKAVGDICLERGYLTKEEIDKILEPKNMLNPHMGE, encoded by the coding sequence ATGGGAACCAGAAAAGAACACGATTTTATAGGTGAGCTTGAAATTTCTGATGACGTTTATTACGGCGTTCAGACTTTTAGGGCTCTTGAAAATTTCCACATGACAGGAAGAAGGCTAAGCGAGTATCCTTATTTTATAAAAGCATTTGCCCAAATCAAAAAAGCCGCAGCTTTGGCAAATAAACAAGTAGGAGTACTTGATGCCACAAAGGCCGATGCTATCGCTAAAGCTTGCGATAGATTGATCGCGGGAGAATTCCAAGATCAATTTGTAGTCGATATGATCCAAGGTGGTGCAGGAACTTCTACAAACATGAACTCAAATGAGGTTATCACAAATGTTGCTCTTGAGAGTATGGGTCACAAAAAAGGAGAATATCAATACCTTCATCCAAATGATCATACAAATTTAGGTCAAAGCACCAATGACACATATCCAAGCTCTATCAAAGTAGCGGCTTACGCGAAGCTAACAGACCTGCTAAAAGCTATGGAAAATTTGAAAAACGAACTTGAAGTTAAGGCAAAAGAGTTTAAAGATATAATAAAAATGGGTAGAACAGAGCTTGAAGATGCCGTTCCTACAACACTTGGAAATACTTTTAACGCATTTGCAAGCTACATAAAAAGCGATATAGAAAAGATTAAAGCAGCCAGAGAGAGCATGACATATCTAAATATGGGCGCTACTGCGATAGGTACAGGTATAAATTGCCATCCTGACTACAAAGCGGCAGTTCATAAAATTTTAAGCGAAATTACGGGTGTTGATTTTAAACCTGCCGAGGATTTTATCGCAGCTACTCAAGATACCGGTGATTTTGTTCATGTAAGTGGCGCTTTAAAAACAGCTGCGGTTCGCCTAAGCAAAATCGCAAACGATCTTCGTCTTATGAACTCAGGTCCAAGATGCGGTCTTGGCGAGATAAATTTACCTCAAATGCAACCAGGTAGCTCAATCATGCCTGGTAAAGTAAATCCTGTTATCGCTGAAGTTGTAGGCGAGGCTTGCTATGAAGTTATCGGCAACGACGTAACTATAATGCTTTGCTCTGAAAGAGGCGAATTTGAACTAAACGCATTTGAACCGGGAATTGCTTACGGACTATTTAACTCTTTGGTAATTCTTGAAAATGCTATGAATACGCTAGCTGAAAAAGCTATCAAAAAACTAACTGCAAATCCTGAAGCTTGCTTAAAATCAGTTCTAGGATCAGTCGGTATAGTTACGGCATTTAACCCTTATATAGGTTATGAAAAATCAGCAAGCATCGCTAAAGAAGCTCTTTCTACAGGTAAAGCTGTCGGCGACATCTGCCTAGAAAGAGGTTATTTAACTAAAGAAGAGATAGATAAAATTTTAGAGCCTAAAAATATGCTAAACCCACACATGGGTGAGTAA
- the trmD gene encoding tRNA (guanosine(37)-N1)-methyltransferase TrmD: MKFTFITLFENLIKPYFTDSILGRATNKGLIKLEFVNPRNFSKDKHKKVDDYMIGGGAGLLMSVQPLEDAIKSVKEKNLNTHFVFLTPAAKKFEQEDTKRLSKKEHICFICGRYEGVDERIVERYVDEVFCIGDFVLTGGELPALCMSDAISRNISGVLGNEESLSEESFEQGLLESPAFTKPNSYENLNVVSDFLKGNHAKIRVLKNDMACFKTRFFRPDLYRKYKPLMKDKR; encoded by the coding sequence ATTAAATTCACTTTTATCACGCTTTTTGAAAATTTAATCAAGCCTTATTTTACGGACTCTATTTTAGGTCGTGCAACTAACAAAGGACTAATAAAGCTTGAGTTTGTAAATCCAAGAAATTTTAGTAAAGATAAGCATAAAAAAGTTGATGATTATATGATAGGAGGCGGAGCGGGACTGCTTATGAGCGTTCAGCCTCTTGAAGATGCGATAAAATCTGTAAAAGAAAAAAACTTAAACACTCATTTTGTTTTTTTAACTCCTGCTGCAAAGAAATTTGAACAAGAAGATACAAAAAGGTTGTCCAAAAAAGAGCATATTTGCTTTATTTGCGGAAGATACGAAGGGGTTGATGAGAGAATTGTCGAAAGATACGTAGATGAAGTTTTTTGCATAGGTGATTTTGTGCTTACCGGCGGAGAATTGCCTGCTCTTTGTATGAGTGATGCTATATCTAGGAATATAAGCGGAGTTTTGGGCAATGAAGAGAGCTTAAGTGAAGAGAGTTTTGAGCAAGGACTTTTAGAATCTCCTGCTTTTACCAAGCCAAATTCATATGAAAATTTAAATGTTGTTTCAGACTTTTTAAAGGGAAATCATGCTAAAATCAGGGTTTTAAAAAATGATATGGCGTGCTTCAAAACTAGGTTTTTCCGTCCTGATTTATACCGAAAATACAAGCCGCTGATGAAGGATAAAAGATGA
- a CDS encoding aspartate/glutamate racemase family protein, with protein sequence MKRIGIMGGMGPLATIDLYAKIVELTDAKKDQDNIPIIIDNYPQIPDRTAYILHGGEDPFPFMKEAALRLKNAGCEAVCISCNTAHYFAPRLEEECGINILHIAKIATKAISTNFPNAKKIAVIATTGTTKAKIYEDELVTNGFECVQIPENLLSNIMDCIYKGAKANNLEAYISLFNETIELIEADTYIAACTEIPLFLPYADKKDKFVDATLELAKAAVKFGLQK encoded by the coding sequence ATGAAACGAATCGGAATTATGGGCGGAATGGGACCTCTTGCGACTATTGATCTTTATGCAAAGATAGTTGAGCTAACGGACGCAAAAAAAGATCAAGACAACATACCTATCATCATAGATAACTACCCTCAAATTCCCGATAGAACGGCTTATATACTTCACGGCGGCGAAGATCCGTTTCCTTTTATGAAAGAAGCAGCACTTAGGCTTAAAAACGCAGGATGCGAGGCTGTTTGCATATCTTGCAATACCGCTCACTATTTTGCTCCTAGGCTTGAAGAGGAGTGCGGTATAAACATCCTTCATATAGCAAAAATAGCCACTAAGGCGATAAGCACAAATTTCCCAAATGCTAAAAAAATAGCCGTCATAGCGACTACCGGGACTACAAAAGCTAAAATTTATGAAGACGAGCTGGTTACAAACGGATTTGAATGCGTCCAAATTCCTGAAAATTTACTTTCAAATATCATGGACTGCATCTATAAAGGCGCTAAAGCAAACAACTTAGAAGCTTACATCTCTCTTTTTAACGAAACGATAGAGCTTATAGAAGCTGATACTTATATAGCGGCTTGTACTGAAATTCCGCTATTTTTGCCGTATGCGGATAAAAAAGATAAATTTGTAGATGCGACTCTTGAGCTTGCAAAAGCGGCTGTGAAATTCGGACTTCAAAAGTAA
- a CDS encoding anaerobic C4-dicarboxylate transporter has protein sequence MDIMLILQIIVLFGGIYLGVKLGGMGVGYAGGLGVVVLAMLGMKVEMKGIPMDVILIIASVISAITAMQVAGGLDYLVQVASKILRKNPKQINFLAPVVTYLLTIFAGTGHTAFSMLPVITEVAKGQNIKPSAPLALSVVSSQVAITASPISAAFVAMTGVVEPLGVSYPMLLFICVSTTFVAMLATSFFVNKFYDLDLSKDPIYQERLAKGLVEEVKDAEYKELKPYAKRSVAVFAIGVLIIVAYALAISKSVGLVENPILTRDNAIISFMLTIGFVIVVLCKVDTGKLLSTSTFQSGMNACICVIGIAWLGTTFVNGHIESIKDIAQAVVTKYPFVLAVALYFLSCLLYSQAATTRVMMPAVAVALGMTSPENAQHVWILVASFAAVSGLFVLPTYPTTLGAIAMDDTGTTKVGKFVFNHSFFVPGTIMIAISVGLGFLIAPILI, from the coding sequence ATGGATATAATGCTGATTTTACAGATTATAGTCCTATTTGGGGGTATCTACCTAGGTGTTAAACTAGGGGGTATGGGAGTTGGTTACGCAGGCGGTCTTGGTGTTGTTGTTTTAGCAATGCTTGGTATGAAAGTCGAGATGAAGGGTATTCCTATGGACGTTATCCTTATCATCGCATCGGTTATCTCTGCAATTACTGCTATGCAAGTTGCTGGAGGACTTGATTATCTTGTTCAGGTTGCGTCTAAAATTTTACGCAAAAATCCAAAACAAATTAACTTTTTAGCTCCTGTCGTTACTTATCTTTTAACGATATTTGCAGGTACCGGACATACGGCTTTTTCAATGCTTCCTGTTATTACCGAAGTTGCTAAAGGACAAAATATCAAGCCTAGTGCACCTCTTGCTCTTTCGGTCGTTTCATCTCAGGTTGCAATTACCGCAAGCCCGATTTCAGCGGCTTTTGTTGCGATGACAGGCGTTGTAGAGCCTCTTGGTGTTAGTTATCCGATGCTTTTATTTATCTGCGTCTCTACGACATTTGTCGCTATGCTTGCAACTTCATTTTTTGTAAATAAATTTTACGATCTTGACCTTTCAAAAGATCCTATATATCAAGAAAGACTTGCAAAAGGTCTTGTAGAAGAAGTTAAAGATGCCGAGTACAAAGAGCTTAAACCTTATGCAAAAAGATCGGTTGCCGTTTTTGCCATAGGCGTTTTAATTATCGTAGCTTATGCGCTTGCTATTTCAAAGAGTGTAGGGCTTGTTGAAAATCCTATTCTAACAAGAGATAACGCAATTATAAGCTTCATGCTAACTATCGGTTTTGTTATTGTGGTTCTTTGTAAAGTGGATACAGGCAAATTGCTTTCAACCAGCACTTTTCAAAGCGGTATGAATGCGTGCATCTGCGTGATCGGTATTGCCTGGCTTGGAACGACATTTGTAAACGGACACATTGAGAGTATTAAAGATATAGCTCAAGCGGTTGTTACTAAGTACCCGTTTGTTTTAGCTGTAGCGCTTTATTTCTTAAGCTGCCTGCTCTATTCACAAGCTGCAACAACTCGCGTTATGATGCCTGCGGTTGCCGTTGCTCTTGGTATGACAAGTCCTGAAAATGCGCAACACGTTTGGATTTTAGTCGCTTCATTTGCAGCTGTTTCCGGACTATTTGTTCTTCCTACATATCCTACAACGCTTGGTGCTATCGCAATGGATGATACCGGAACTACGAAAGTGGGCAAATTTGTATTTAACCACTCGTTCTTTGTTCCTGGCACGATCATGATTGCAATATCTGTTGGACTTGGATTTTTAATAGCTCCTATATTGATATAA
- the rpsP gene encoding 30S ribosomal protein S16, whose product MATVVRLTRMGRKKRPFYRIVVTDSRKRRDGGWIESIGYYNPMVEPEVVKFDAERLAYWKGVGAQLSDRVAKITSK is encoded by the coding sequence ATGGCAACAGTAGTAAGACTAACAAGAATGGGGCGCAAGAAAAGACCATTTTATCGTATAGTTGTAACAGACAGCAGAAAAAGAAGAGACGGTGGCTGGATAGAGTCTATAGGATACTATAATCCAATGGTTGAGCCTGAAGTTGTTAAATTTGATGCCGAGCGCCTTGCTTATTGGAAGGGTGTAGGTGCACAACTTAGCGATAGAGTTGCAAAAATAACTAGCAAATAA
- the rimM gene encoding ribosome maturation factor RimM (Essential for efficient processing of 16S rRNA): protein MKSDLVEVGILGKSVGLKGFVKLHDKSDFPKQFKKDAKFIDKDGNELVVKSFNSANSSILFYDFEDIDLAKTLTNRTIYTTQELTRQTCNLKKDEFFYFDILGCKIYENDQNLGVVEDIEDGSANHLFCIKTDDELVQKGLAKNFYIPYINAYVEKIDIQNKIIYTKNAFLILENS, encoded by the coding sequence TTGAAGAGTGATCTGGTAGAAGTCGGCATACTCGGTAAAAGCGTCGGCTTAAAGGGCTTTGTTAAACTTCATGACAAAAGTGACTTTCCTAAACAATTTAAAAAAGATGCAAAATTTATAGATAAAGACGGTAACGAGCTAGTTGTAAAAAGCTTTAATAGTGCAAATAGCTCTATCCTTTTTTATGATTTTGAAGATATTGATTTGGCTAAAACTCTTACAAATCGCACTATATATACCACTCAAGAACTTACTCGTCAAACTTGCAATCTAAAAAAAGATGAGTTTTTTTATTTTGATATTTTGGGATGTAAAATTTACGAAAATGATCAAAATTTAGGAGTAGTTGAGGATATAGAAGACGGCAGTGCAAATCATCTTTTTTGTATTAAGACTGATGATGAGCTTGTTCAAAAAGGACTTGCTAAGAATTTTTACATACCCTATATAAATGCCTACGTAGAAAAAATAGATATACAAAACAAGATAATTTATACGAAAAACGCTTTTTTGATCTTAGAAAATTCATGA
- a CDS encoding NADH-quinone oxidoreductase subunit C: MREYKDRNNAQKKHYYKDSFYIPEKTQKFDVYGSKFEEDIEALAIAGVQILDSYIELDQLVVYVNSKENLKALEILREVGYEILCEISAVDFIVGKGGFEVFYQLLSVSKIKRARLKCFVKEREMLASVTSLYKSANWSEREMYDMFGVLIKNHPNLKRLIMPDDWHSHPLLKSYPLHGDEQAQWYEVDKIFGREYREVIGPENRDSARVDSKDTFNFSRIYHEVGRGEPPRDERVLQEYQEDEGVAFVKKVKRDKAKILKKRP, translated from the coding sequence ATGAGAGAGTATAAAGATAGAAATAACGCTCAGAAAAAGCACTACTATAAAGACAGCTTTTACATACCTGAAAAGACGCAGAAATTTGACGTTTACGGGAGTAAATTTGAAGAAGATATAGAGGCTTTGGCTATTGCGGGAGTTCAAATTTTAGACTCATATATAGAGCTTGATCAGCTTGTAGTGTATGTAAATAGCAAAGAAAATTTAAAAGCGCTTGAAATTTTAAGAGAAGTTGGATATGAAATTTTATGTGAAATTTCGGCTGTTGATTTTATCGTTGGCAAGGGCGGTTTTGAAGTGTTTTATCAGCTTTTATCCGTATCAAAAATAAAGCGCGCAAGGCTAAAATGCTTCGTAAAAGAGCGCGAAATGCTTGCAAGCGTGACATCACTGTATAAAAGCGCAAATTGGTCCGAGCGAGAGATGTATGATATGTTTGGGGTTTTGATCAAAAATCATCCGAATTTAAAGCGTCTTATAATGCCTGATGATTGGCACTCGCACCCGCTTTTAAAGAGCTATCCGCTTCACGGCGACGAGCAGGCGCAGTGGTATGAAGTCGATAAAATTTTCGGACGCGAATATCGAGAGGTCATAGGTCCTGAAAATCGCGACAGCGCAAGGGTTGATAGCAAAGATACGTTTAATTTTTCAAGAATTTATCATGAAGTCGGCAGAGGCGAGCCTCCAAGAGATGAAAGGGTGCTACAAGAGTATCAAGAGGATGAGGGCGTGGCGTTTGTGAAAAAAGTAAAGCGCGACAAAGCTAAAATTTTAAAGAAAAGACCGTAA
- the rplS gene encoding 50S ribosomal protein L19, translating to MRNKYIEAFENAQIASKSVPEFRAGDTLRVAIRIKEGDKTRVQNFEGICIARRGSGTGETFMIRKIGANSVGVERIFPIYSDSLESITVLRRGRVRRAKLFYLRDRRGKSARIRELKK from the coding sequence ATGAGAAATAAGTATATTGAAGCATTTGAAAATGCTCAAATTGCAAGTAAGTCTGTGCCTGAATTTCGTGCCGGCGACACACTTCGTGTAGCTATTCGTATTAAAGAGGGCGACAAAACCAGAGTTCAAAACTTTGAAGGCATTTGTATAGCTAGACGTGGAAGCGGAACCGGTGAAACATTTATGATTAGAAAGATCGGAGCAAACAGTGTTGGCGTTGAGAGAATTTTCCCGATCTACAGCGATAGTCTTGAGAGCATAACTGTCCTAAGACGCGGTCGCGTAAGACGTGCGAAGCTATTTTATCTACGCGATAGACGCGGTAAATCTGCACGTATTAGAGAGCTTAAAAAATAA
- a CDS encoding NADH-quinone oxidoreductase subunit B family protein → MAGREMNYAANAGLPVVLTTVDKLVQWGRSNSLWALSYGLACCAIEMMASGASRYDFDRFGTIFRASPRHSEVMIIAGTLTKKHAEFTRRLYDQMAEPKWVISMGSCANTGGMFNTYSTVQGVDRIIPVDIYLPGCAPRPETLQYALMILQKKIRKQSAFRAAKPKRLI, encoded by the coding sequence GTGGCAGGGCGTGAAATGAATTATGCCGCAAACGCCGGTTTGCCGGTAGTTTTAACGACAGTCGATAAGCTTGTGCAGTGGGGTCGTAGTAACTCGCTTTGGGCGCTTAGTTACGGGCTTGCGTGTTGCGCGATAGAGATGATGGCAAGCGGGGCTAGCAGGTATGATTTTGATAGGTTTGGAACTATTTTTAGAGCCTCGCCGAGACACTCGGAAGTGATGATAATCGCAGGTACCCTTACAAAAAAGCACGCCGAATTTACAAGAAGACTATATGATCAAATGGCTGAGCCAAAGTGGGTCATATCCATGGGAAGTTGTGCAAACACGGGCGGCATGTTTAATACCTATTCAACGGTGCAAGGGGTTGATAGGATAATACCTGTTGATATCTACTTGCCGGGTTGTGCTCCGCGCCCAGAAACTCTTCAATATGCACTCATGATACTTCAAAAGAAAATTCGCAAGCAAAGTGCCTTTAGAGCTGCAAAACCAAAGAGGCTGATATAA
- a CDS encoding cupin domain-containing protein, which translates to MQKIVWKDENFNGIKVVKLFEGSGSKEIRINLQKGHEMKEHQAPGAIMVQVLSGKIKFSVGSDVQILNSLDMIALDANIPHALHALEDSIVRLSLSKNDDVSRVFKVLNA; encoded by the coding sequence ATGCAAAAGATTGTTTGGAAAGACGAGAATTTTAACGGTATAAAGGTAGTAAAACTATTTGAAGGCTCAGGCAGTAAAGAGATACGCATAAATTTGCAAAAAGGGCATGAAATGAAAGAGCATCAAGCGCCTGGAGCTATAATGGTTCAAGTACTTAGCGGAAAGATCAAATTTAGCGTAGGAAGCGATGTGCAAATTTTAAATTCTCTTGATATGATCGCACTTGATGCCAATATCCCGCATGCATTACATGCACTTGAAGATAGTATCGTTAGATTAAGCTTAAGTAAAAACGACGATGTTAGTCGAGTTTTTAAAGTTTTAAACGCTTAA